Genomic DNA from Paenibacillus sp. KS-LC4:
GAGTGTTACCTTGGATGGCGTAAAGCTGTCGCTTCAGTTCGAATATTTAGGCATCCCCTTCGTCTCCGCCTTCTGGCTGCTTATGGTGATTCAGTTTACCGGGCTTGCAGCCCCTCACCGAAAGTGGCTTGCGCTGCTGTTATTTCTCATTCCTTCGGTCACATTTCTTCTGCATCTTACTAATGAATGGCATCATCTTGTATACGATGCCTATTTTCCGAACCCTAAAGATACCGTTCCGTTGTACAATACTATAAAAGGCCCTTGGTATTCGGTGCATGGCGTTTATAATTATACGATTTTGCTGCTGGGCATTTTGCTGTTTATTCCGATGTATATACGAGCGTTGCCCATTGTGCGGAAGCAGATTGTTCTCTTAATTCTCGGAGCGGCTGCACCGATGCTATTTAATATTGGCTATATGTTTAATGCGATTATTGACTTTACACCGCTTGGATTCGCTGTATCTGGTGTCGTGTATGCTTGGGGCATTTTTAGGTTTGGCTTGCTCCGATTAACGCCGCTTGCTTATGCTAAAATGTTTGATACCGTTCGTGACGGTGTGGTGCTGCTGGATTATGACAATCAAATTGTAAACCATAATCTTGCAGCCGAAGAAGTGTTTCCCGAGCTTATGCAAACGAAGAGCCTCCCTGCCATCGGCATGGACATACTATCGACTAGCCCCGAATTGCTACAGCGGATATCCGCAGCGGATTTCCAGGATGCACGTTTTTCATTCCAGCGGTTGCTAGGTGTCCGGCAAATGTATTACATTTGCAGCTTAACGTATATTTACGACACGGGGACGACACCGATTGGTAAAATGCTGATGTTCAGCGATATTACGGAGCTAAAGGAGAATGAGGAGCGACTTCGTGAAAAATCTCGGCAGTTGTCCCAACTGAACGCCTTTAAGGATAAGCTGTTCACCGTTATGGCTCACGATATTCGCGATCCCATTGCCCTTCTCGTCAGCTTAACCGAGCTGCTGGGCGAGGAGCCGGCAGAAACTGAGATTGCCGGCGCCGAGGTATTTCAAGAGATCAGGCGGCAGGTACGCGGTACCTACCATCTCGTCGATAATTTGCTGGACTGGTATCGCAGTCAAAATGGCAAGGTTGCGTTTCGGCCGCAGGACTGGAATCTGCAGCAGGTTGTGCGCCAAGCTTTATCACTGGCAGGGGCTCGGGCGGCGATGAAGAACATTCAAATCTCCGAGCTTATCGGCGAGAGGCTGACGGTGAATGCCGATAAAGAAATGCTGGACTTGATTTTTCGAAATTTGCTGTCCAACGCGATTAAATATACGGATATGAATGGGGAAATTGAGATC
This window encodes:
- a CDS encoding histidine kinase N-terminal 7TM domain-containing protein, yielding MDTRLWMSVLLCLATALMLFVLVLSYRKRHLQVARTMVYMMAAASCYALGYAFEILSVTLDGVKLSLQFEYLGIPFVSAFWLLMVIQFTGLAAPHRKWLALLLFLIPSVTFLLHLTNEWHHLVYDAYFPNPKDTVPLYNTIKGPWYSVHGVYNYTILLLGILLFIPMYIRALPIVRKQIVLLILGAAAPMLFNIGYMFNAIIDFTPLGFAVSGVVYAWGIFRFGLLRLTPLAYAKMFDTVRDGVVLLDYDNQIVNHNLAAEEVFPELMQTKSLPAIGMDILSTSPELLQRISAADFQDARFSFQRLLGVRQMYYICSLTYIYDTGTTPIGKMLMFSDITELKENEERLREKSRQLSQLNAFKDKLFTVMAHDIRDPIALLVSLTELLGEEPAETEIAGAEVFQEIRRQVRGTYHLVDNLLDWYRSQNGKVAFRPQDWNLQQVVRQALSLAGARAAMKNIQISELIGERLTVNADKEMLDLIFRNLLSNAIKYTDMNGEIEISASIERNEVTVSISDNGSGIDEETARLLRHDELFFKEPGLASGRDGSEMRFGLVLTREFLRMHGGSLRFESSKGQGTTFRFTLPGAVSSRTESDSEETVVKAYEGHLN